A DNA window from Cystobacter ferrugineus contains the following coding sequences:
- a CDS encoding type I polyketide synthase, translating to MDAIAVVGLGCVLPNAHRVSDFWTSISTGKISLAKVPARAWDHSLYFSPDRTMPDRAHADVGGFINDFVFDWRKYKVPPADAQNVHPLQWMVLEAGTQALSEVRVLPRETTGILLGATSLGWQRDSGMHIRLEDMLEAVRTTDEFRALPLTRQQEVLEITAQRLRSRLKECSDDNVVGSSASVAVGRINMHFDLKGLHYSVDAGYSSALAALDLAVRGLRDGEFDMAVAGGVSEMLTPLEFIAFSKLGGLSYKGHVRPFSDDSDGTLLGEGVALFALKRLEDAERDGETIYAVLRGIGGSSDGRGKSLVAPRREGQALAMRRAIEDAGVDPTSVQYVECHATGTQVGDASEVQALASVYTGAPGSIALGSVKANIGHLRAGAGAAGLLKAVLSLHHGQIPPQPGVERVNPKLELERTPFFVPRKAQSFRPGTTPLAAVSSFSFGGNNYHAVLEAYRPDNGRAPQPRRHQAEPLAIIGMGGMFPGAPSVEALWKRLLEGHDATREVPAERWRAERYSHPDRKDRTYTKLGCWLDNLPSPTLEMRIPPAAWASLDPSHVVTLLSAEQALKDAGYVADKWNRERVALALGFLPYQGIKFLADTRVRWAEFARELRETLEKSGMPEWMRNVILKGAEERYKAGLPPISEDSLTGYLGSLNAGRISALYDFHGPHMVMDSACASSLAALHAAAKLLNHRQADVVLTGGVWADMSPEFFVAGCRFNALSSRGSSPFSANADGFVPGEGAGVLVLKRLSDAERDGDRIHSVIRAIAGSSDGKGRSVLPPSEMGETLAMRRALAAANVPPTSVDYVECHGTGTALGDVVETRSTHNAYGEGRTRPLLIGSVKSNIGHLNAAAGVAGMIKVTRAMQEHLLPRSLKSEPRNPKIPQGLEVVTEQREWPVPMGGGPRRAGVSSFGVGGSNFHTILEEYKAPSPRPAAKEPEPGKKEAVKKEAGPVKEAAPVKQEEAVVKKEAEPVKKEMEPADAEPRLIAVAGKDARACLEQLDRLCEATGALEDTRRVPEGPYRVAVTARTREELRKKRDFLRKAVETGGDMEFLGQSGIFAAGPDAPLRGAPVAITFPGQGGQYANMLRPLARAYPVVQATLDEADRVYLHLTGRTLTSSFYTEDAKGYRQNDEDIHAAVFLVNVALYRLLRAHGIRADVLVGQSAGELAALVTAGTLTLEEGLRAIHSRTVAVLEMPTVDPGQMAALNCASEQVPELIAGLPGYATLAADNGPRACIVSADREALPALVERCAARGIECTVLAVSHGYHSALIAGARPAYQRVLEGLVFRPPTVRLVSSIDAKEYGGRPARDYPAFLTSQFVEPVRLRLALAEAHRLGARIFIEAGPKWSLTQFTREILKGQPHGAIASIHPKVGDMEQFKRVIGYSYVNGVGQLSADAVHGETVEQVLLGLPLDGVLEPATALKIAIALGREFGVDASVARPENLVTLDAIIALVEQLRTGQSAAGLAAPAPREAPAAAPVTAPAAQPVTTVQKSIALEEEVRRVLLDTVVAKTGYPEDMLEMDLDLEADLGIDTVKQVDIFARTREAFGVSRDPNRALRDFNTLRKVIEHIVERVLSTQGGAAAAPAKAAAPAPAAPAPAAAAPAPAVPAPLVASSVPSVPTALAASLNLFEQVREVLIRTVVAKTGYPEDMLEMDLDLEADLGIDTVKQVDIFARTREAFGVSRDPNRALRDFNTLRKVIEHIVERAQHASPPAAAAPAPAASATASAAAALAKAAVPVTVSEEPTRRSGGGGGQRSVRDALLAMNLRQVGAKQDELNRLGEAMSSRMGVAAPDMGQVNSLGELIQHFVKDR from the coding sequence ATGGATGCCATCGCCGTGGTGGGATTGGGTTGCGTCCTGCCGAACGCGCACCGCGTTTCCGATTTCTGGACCAGCATCTCCACCGGAAAGATTTCTCTCGCGAAGGTGCCCGCCCGCGCGTGGGACCACTCCCTCTACTTCAGCCCGGATCGCACGATGCCGGACCGGGCCCACGCGGACGTGGGTGGCTTCATCAACGACTTCGTCTTCGATTGGCGCAAGTACAAGGTGCCGCCAGCGGACGCCCAGAACGTCCACCCCTTGCAGTGGATGGTGCTCGAGGCTGGCACCCAGGCGCTCTCCGAGGTGCGCGTGCTGCCACGGGAGACCACCGGCATCCTGCTCGGGGCCACCAGCCTGGGATGGCAGCGCGACAGCGGCATGCACATCCGGCTCGAGGACATGCTGGAAGCGGTGCGCACCACGGACGAGTTCCGCGCGCTGCCCCTCACCCGGCAGCAGGAGGTGCTGGAGATCACCGCCCAGCGCCTGCGCTCGCGCCTCAAGGAGTGCAGCGACGACAACGTGGTGGGCTCCTCGGCGAGCGTGGCCGTGGGGCGCATCAACATGCACTTCGACCTCAAGGGCCTGCACTACTCGGTGGACGCGGGCTACTCCTCGGCGCTCGCGGCGCTGGACCTGGCGGTGCGCGGCCTGCGCGACGGCGAGTTCGACATGGCGGTGGCCGGTGGCGTCAGCGAGATGCTCACGCCGCTGGAGTTCATCGCCTTCTCCAAGCTGGGAGGACTGTCCTACAAGGGTCACGTCCGGCCCTTCTCGGATGACTCGGACGGCACGCTCCTGGGCGAGGGCGTGGCGCTCTTCGCCCTCAAGCGGCTGGAGGACGCGGAGCGCGACGGGGAGACCATCTACGCGGTGCTGCGGGGGATCGGCGGCTCCTCGGACGGGCGGGGCAAGTCGCTGGTGGCCCCCCGGCGCGAGGGTCAGGCACTCGCCATGCGCCGCGCCATCGAGGACGCGGGAGTGGACCCCACGAGCGTGCAGTACGTGGAGTGCCACGCCACGGGCACCCAGGTGGGGGATGCCAGCGAGGTGCAGGCGCTCGCGAGCGTCTACACGGGAGCCCCGGGCTCCATCGCGCTCGGCTCGGTGAAGGCCAACATCGGCCACCTGCGCGCGGGCGCGGGCGCCGCGGGTCTGCTCAAGGCGGTACTGTCGCTGCACCACGGCCAGATTCCGCCGCAGCCGGGCGTGGAGCGCGTCAACCCGAAGCTGGAGCTGGAGCGCACGCCCTTCTTCGTGCCGCGCAAGGCGCAGTCGTTCCGTCCGGGCACCACGCCGCTGGCGGCCGTCAGCTCCTTCAGCTTCGGCGGCAACAACTACCACGCGGTGCTGGAGGCCTACCGGCCGGACAACGGCCGCGCGCCCCAGCCCCGCCGCCACCAGGCCGAGCCGCTGGCCATCATCGGCATGGGCGGCATGTTCCCGGGCGCCCCCAGCGTCGAGGCCCTGTGGAAGCGGCTGCTCGAGGGCCACGACGCCACGCGCGAGGTGCCCGCCGAGCGCTGGAGGGCCGAGCGCTACTCGCACCCGGACCGCAAGGATCGCACGTACACGAAGCTGGGCTGCTGGTTGGACAACCTGCCCTCTCCCACGCTGGAGATGCGCATTCCCCCCGCGGCCTGGGCCTCGTTGGATCCCTCGCACGTGGTGACGCTGCTGAGCGCCGAGCAGGCCCTCAAGGACGCGGGGTACGTCGCGGACAAGTGGAACCGGGAGCGGGTGGCGCTCGCGCTCGGCTTCCTGCCCTACCAGGGCATCAAGTTCCTCGCGGACACGCGCGTGCGCTGGGCGGAGTTCGCCCGCGAGCTGCGCGAGACGCTGGAGAAGTCCGGCATGCCCGAGTGGATGCGCAACGTCATCCTCAAGGGCGCGGAGGAGCGCTACAAGGCGGGCCTGCCTCCCATCAGCGAGGACAGCCTCACCGGCTACCTGGGCAGCCTCAACGCCGGACGCATCTCGGCGCTGTATGACTTCCACGGCCCGCATATGGTGATGGACTCGGCATGCGCCAGCTCGCTCGCCGCGCTCCATGCCGCCGCGAAGCTGCTCAACCACCGTCAGGCGGACGTGGTGCTCACCGGCGGCGTGTGGGCGGACATGTCCCCCGAGTTCTTCGTCGCCGGCTGCCGCTTCAACGCCCTGTCCTCCCGGGGCAGCTCGCCCTTCTCCGCGAACGCGGACGGCTTCGTGCCCGGCGAGGGCGCGGGGGTGCTCGTGCTCAAGCGGCTGTCGGACGCCGAGCGCGATGGAGACCGCATCCACTCCGTCATCCGCGCCATCGCCGGCTCCAGCGATGGCAAGGGCCGCTCCGTGCTGCCCCCGAGCGAGATGGGCGAGACGCTCGCCATGCGCCGCGCGCTCGCCGCCGCGAACGTGCCGCCCACCAGCGTGGACTACGTGGAGTGCCACGGCACCGGCACCGCGCTGGGCGACGTGGTGGAGACCAGGTCCACCCACAACGCCTACGGCGAGGGCCGCACCCGGCCCCTGCTCATCGGCTCGGTGAAGAGCAACATCGGCCACCTCAACGCCGCGGCGGGCGTGGCGGGGATGATCAAGGTCACGCGCGCCATGCAGGAGCACCTGCTGCCCCGCTCGCTCAAGAGCGAGCCGCGCAACCCGAAGATTCCCCAGGGCCTGGAAGTGGTGACCGAGCAGCGCGAGTGGCCCGTCCCCATGGGCGGAGGCCCCCGCCGCGCCGGGGTGAGTTCCTTCGGCGTGGGCGGTTCCAACTTCCACACCATCCTCGAGGAGTATAAGGCCCCCTCACCGCGGCCCGCCGCCAAGGAGCCGGAGCCGGGGAAGAAGGAGGCGGTCAAGAAGGAGGCCGGACCGGTGAAGGAGGCCGCGCCCGTGAAGCAGGAGGAAGCGGTGGTGAAGAAGGAGGCCGAGCCAGTGAAGAAGGAGATGGAGCCGGCCGACGCGGAGCCCCGGCTCATCGCCGTGGCGGGCAAGGACGCGCGCGCGTGCCTGGAGCAGTTGGACCGGCTGTGCGAGGCGACGGGAGCCCTGGAGGACACGCGCCGCGTGCCCGAGGGGCCCTACCGCGTGGCCGTCACGGCGCGCACCCGCGAGGAGCTGCGCAAGAAGCGCGACTTCCTGCGCAAGGCGGTGGAGACGGGCGGGGACATGGAGTTCCTCGGCCAGTCCGGCATCTTCGCGGCCGGTCCGGACGCCCCCCTGCGCGGCGCGCCCGTGGCCATCACCTTCCCGGGCCAGGGCGGCCAGTACGCCAACATGCTGCGCCCGCTCGCGCGCGCCTACCCGGTGGTGCAGGCCACGCTGGACGAGGCGGACCGCGTCTACCTGCACCTCACCGGACGCACGCTCACCTCGAGCTTCTACACCGAGGACGCCAAGGGCTACCGGCAGAACGACGAGGACATCCACGCGGCCGTCTTCCTCGTCAACGTGGCGCTCTACCGGCTGCTGCGGGCCCATGGCATCCGCGCGGACGTGCTCGTCGGCCAGAGCGCGGGTGAGCTGGCGGCGCTGGTGACCGCGGGCACCCTCACCCTGGAAGAGGGCCTGCGCGCCATCCACTCGCGCACCGTGGCCGTGCTGGAGATGCCCACGGTGGACCCGGGCCAGATGGCGGCGCTCAACTGCGCCTCCGAACAGGTGCCCGAACTCATCGCGGGCCTGCCGGGCTACGCCACCCTGGCGGCGGACAACGGGCCGCGCGCCTGCATCGTGTCCGCGGATCGCGAGGCCCTGCCCGCCCTGGTGGAACGCTGCGCCGCACGCGGCATCGAATGCACCGTGCTCGCGGTGTCCCACGGCTACCACTCGGCGCTCATCGCGGGCGCGCGTCCCGCCTACCAGCGCGTGCTGGAGGGGCTCGTCTTCCGCCCGCCCACGGTGCGCCTGGTGTCCAGCATCGACGCGAAGGAGTACGGCGGCCGGCCCGCGCGCGACTACCCGGCCTTCTTGACGAGCCAGTTCGTCGAGCCCGTCCGGTTGCGTCTGGCCCTCGCGGAAGCACACCGCCTGGGCGCCCGGATCTTCATCGAAGCCGGACCCAAGTGGTCTCTCACCCAATTCACCCGGGAGATCCTCAAGGGTCAGCCCCATGGTGCCATCGCATCGATTCACCCCAAGGTAGGTGACATGGAACAGTTCAAGCGAGTCATCGGATATTCGTACGTCAATGGCGTCGGGCAGCTCTCGGCGGACGCCGTGCACGGCGAAACCGTGGAGCAGGTGCTGCTCGGACTGCCCCTGGACGGGGTGCTCGAGCCCGCCACCGCGCTCAAGATCGCCATCGCCCTGGGCCGTGAGTTCGGCGTGGACGCCTCGGTGGCCCGGCCCGAGAACCTGGTCACCCTCGACGCGATCATCGCCCTGGTGGAACAGTTGCGCACGGGCCAGAGCGCGGCCGGCCTCGCGGCCCCCGCCCCCCGGGAGGCTCCCGCCGCGGCTCCGGTGACCGCCCCCGCCGCCCAGCCCGTCACGACGGTGCAGAAGTCCATCGCGCTGGAGGAGGAGGTCCGGCGCGTGCTGCTGGACACCGTGGTGGCCAAGACGGGCTACCCCGAGGACATGCTGGAGATGGACCTCGACCTGGAGGCCGACCTCGGCATCGACACCGTCAAGCAGGTGGACATCTTCGCGCGCACCCGCGAGGCCTTCGGCGTCTCGCGCGACCCCAACCGCGCCCTGCGTGACTTCAACACCCTGCGCAAGGTCATCGAGCACATCGTCGAGCGCGTCCTGTCCACCCAGGGTGGCGCCGCCGCGGCCCCCGCCAAGGCCGCCGCTCCCGCTCCCGCCGCTCCGGCTCCCGCTGCCGCCGCTCCGGCTCCCGCCGTGCCCGCGCCCCTCGTCGCCAGCAGCGTCCCGTCGGTGCCCACCGCCCTGGCCGCCTCGCTGAATCTCTTCGAGCAGGTGCGCGAGGTGCTCATCCGCACCGTGGTGGCCAAGACGGGCTACCCCGAGGACATGCTGGAGATGGACCTGGACCTGGAGGCCGACCTCGGCATCGACACCGTCAAGCAGGTGGACATCTTCGCGCGCACCCGCGAGGCCTTCGGCGTCTCACGCGACCCCAACCGCGCCCTGCGCGACTTCAACACCCTGCGCAAGGTCATCGAGCACATCGTCGAGCGCGCGCAGCACGCGAGCCCGCCGGCCGCGGCGGCTCCGGCTCCGGCCGCGTCGGCCACGGCTTCGGCCGCGGCGGCCCTGGCCAAGGCCGCCGTCCCCGTCACCGTCTCCGAGGAGCCCACCAGGCGCTCGGGTGGAGGCGGGGGTCAGCGCTCGGTGCGCGACGCGCTCCTGGCCATGAACCTGCGGCAGGTGGGCGCGAAGCAGGACGAGCTGAACCGGCTGGGCGAGGCGATGTCCTCGCGGATGGGCGTCGCCGCGCCCGACATGGGCCAGGTAAATAGCCTCGGTGAGCTCATCCAACACTTCGTGAAGGACCGCTAG